The following proteins are encoded in a genomic region of Haloarcula salinisoli:
- a CDS encoding NAD(+)/NADH kinase: MTVGIVAQRDNDRAMALASTLTDRLQEVSATVVVDETTGGALQDHDAWNATTPSTRPVEEMSECTLVVSIGGDGTFLYAARGAGSTPIMGVNLGEVGFLNALAPEEAVETVVAEVEHIQKTGSARTRAMPRLRATGDGWELSPALNEVVVQGAHRGSGGGGEFEVRVDGSLYTSGHADGVLVATPTGSTAYNLSEGGPLVHPAVGGLVITGMAQTDGMPPLVADVDSDVTVSVTAADEGVVVSDGRVREKLSPPEKVTITRASEPIRLAGPPLDFFTALRKLG; encoded by the coding sequence ATGACCGTCGGCATCGTCGCACAGCGGGATAACGACCGGGCGATGGCGCTCGCGAGTACGCTGACTGATCGGCTCCAGGAGGTCTCGGCGACCGTCGTCGTCGACGAGACCACCGGCGGGGCGCTGCAGGACCACGACGCGTGGAACGCCACGACCCCGTCGACCCGACCGGTCGAGGAGATGAGCGAGTGTACCCTGGTCGTCTCCATTGGGGGCGACGGAACCTTCCTCTATGCCGCCCGTGGCGCCGGGTCGACGCCTATCATGGGCGTCAACCTCGGCGAGGTGGGCTTTCTGAACGCGCTGGCGCCCGAGGAGGCCGTCGAGACGGTCGTCGCCGAGGTCGAGCACATCCAGAAGACCGGGAGCGCACGGACCAGAGCGATGCCGCGACTCCGGGCGACCGGCGACGGCTGGGAGCTCTCGCCCGCGCTCAACGAGGTCGTGGTGCAGGGCGCACACCGTGGCAGCGGCGGGGGAGGGGAGTTCGAGGTCCGCGTCGACGGCTCGCTGTACACGAGCGGCCACGCCGACGGGGTACTGGTGGCGACACCGACCGGCTCGACGGCCTACAACCTGAGCGAGGGCGGGCCGCTGGTCCACCCCGCCGTCGGAGGGCTGGTCATCACCGGGATGGCACAGACCGACGGGATGCCCCCGCTCGTGGCCGACGTCGACAGCGACGTGACGGTGTCGGTCACCGCCGCCGACGAGGGTGTCGTCGTCAGTGACGGTCGGGTGCGCGAGAAGCTCTCACCACCGGAGAAAGTGACGATAACGCGGGCGAGCGAACCGATTCGGCTGGCTGGCCCACCGCTGGATTTCTTCACCGCACTGAGAAAACTGGGGTAG
- a CDS encoding response regulator, producing the protein MSESTADATVLVVDDEAEVADVYALRLRNRYETETAYGGAAALDRLDDDVDVVLLDRRMPDVGGDEVLEEIRDRDISTRVIMITAVDPDFDIIDMPFDDYLCKPVEKDDLVAAIDQQLAARRYDDRLAEYLEVTSKLALLKGEKTPQTLDGNEEVESLEQRAETLQAEMDDALSDFEDIDTAFRDITRRPS; encoded by the coding sequence GTGTCAGAGTCTACTGCGGACGCAACCGTCCTCGTCGTCGACGACGAGGCGGAAGTGGCTGACGTCTACGCGCTGCGTCTCCGCAACCGGTACGAGACAGAGACCGCCTACGGGGGGGCGGCCGCGCTCGATCGGCTGGACGACGATGTCGACGTGGTGTTGCTCGACCGGCGGATGCCCGACGTGGGCGGCGACGAGGTTCTCGAAGAGATTCGCGACCGGGATATCTCGACGCGAGTCATCATGATAACGGCTGTCGACCCCGATTTCGACATCATCGATATGCCCTTCGACGACTATCTCTGCAAACCCGTCGAAAAGGATGACCTGGTGGCGGCCATCGACCAGCAGCTGGCCGCCCGGCGGTACGACGACCGGCTCGCGGAGTATCTGGAAGTCACGTCGAAACTCGCCCTGCTGAAAGGGGAGAAGACGCCCCAGACGCTGGACGGCAACGAGGAGGTCGAATCGCTCGAGCAGCGGGCCGAGACGCTGCAGGCGGAGATGGACGACGCGCTCTCGGATTTCGAGGATATCGACACCGCGTTCCGTGATATCACACGGCGGCCGAGCTGA
- a CDS encoding ATP-binding protein: MSDLGDFTDFDGEDDESDGSADGTAAADSDAADGVATTTDAVGDTADDDFETMDVTPAGTDTGLGVLSAADGLRISEDDEECNLQAYVTVQNRSRVRLGKYLLIPYPDGERLFCRISALEYAQEFRADDATEIHARRAMREAEIDEQDFKFMAALDPIAVLYSDDGELKRRMTDRVPKPETVVREATDKSEIKTGLKIPEDGVFLGHLSVGGEKVKTSASPPTIDYRLKDDYESGDPLVFRHTLVAGGTGSGKTHSSKNVLRQYLGRTYEMGDGRTPELAVVQFDPQDEYAQMHDDNPKMTDDFARRCEREGVKTGGHDDTIAFVPKVAGAEYNASHHRAEQVEFTIPFSLVHSNPWLIAGSSLNDNQYTALTNTLLPRFKREYGRSATYDQFTTFLSDPALKEELDETGDIHEATFDAVKRRVQGFGSVFDQDARPITDQISQLVRDGGLTVIPTYHITDSRTASTIVLAVSSLLIDQKLSNDPTYDRIKETPLVLGMDEAHNFLTDADSVQGRQVIGKFTEAAKQGRKERLGLYLITQDPQDIADPVFKQINTTMVLNLGDEDAIKAVNIPTNLESKVPYMEKGQRVVYSPDNSEPVELIGLSTCVTRHGRE, translated from the coding sequence ATGTCCGACCTCGGGGATTTCACTGATTTCGACGGCGAGGACGACGAGAGCGACGGGTCGGCCGATGGGACAGCGGCGGCCGACAGCGACGCTGCCGACGGCGTCGCCACCACCACAGACGCCGTCGGCGACACCGCGGACGACGACTTCGAGACCATGGACGTGACGCCGGCCGGCACCGATACCGGGCTGGGCGTCCTCTCGGCGGCCGACGGGCTCCGCATCAGTGAGGACGACGAAGAGTGTAACCTGCAGGCCTACGTCACCGTCCAGAACCGCTCACGGGTCCGTCTGGGGAAGTACCTCCTGATTCCCTATCCCGACGGCGAGCGGCTCTTCTGTCGCATCTCCGCCCTGGAGTACGCCCAGGAGTTCCGCGCCGACGACGCCACCGAGATACACGCCCGACGGGCGATGCGCGAGGCGGAAATCGACGAGCAGGACTTCAAGTTCATGGCGGCACTGGACCCCATCGCGGTGCTGTATTCCGACGACGGCGAGCTCAAGCGCCGGATGACCGACCGCGTCCCCAAACCCGAGACCGTCGTCCGCGAGGCGACCGACAAATCCGAGATCAAGACCGGGCTGAAGATCCCCGAGGACGGCGTCTTCCTGGGCCACCTCTCCGTCGGCGGCGAGAAGGTCAAGACCAGCGCCAGCCCGCCGACCATCGACTATCGACTCAAAGACGATTACGAGTCGGGCGACCCGCTCGTCTTCCGGCACACGCTCGTGGCTGGTGGCACCGGCTCCGGGAAGACCCACAGCTCGAAGAACGTCCTCCGGCAGTATCTGGGTCGCACCTACGAGATGGGCGACGGCCGCACGCCGGAACTCGCCGTCGTCCAGTTCGACCCCCAGGACGAGTACGCCCAGATGCACGACGACAACCCCAAGATGACGGACGACTTTGCCCGCCGCTGTGAGCGCGAGGGCGTCAAGACGGGCGGGCACGACGACACCATCGCCTTCGTTCCGAAAGTAGCAGGCGCCGAGTACAACGCCAGTCACCACCGCGCCGAACAGGTCGAGTTCACCATCCCGTTCTCGCTGGTCCACTCGAACCCGTGGCTCATCGCCGGCTCCAGCCTCAACGACAACCAGTACACCGCGCTGACGAACACACTCTTGCCGCGGTTCAAGCGCGAATACGGGCGCAGCGCCACGTATGACCAGTTCACGACCTTCCTGAGCGACCCCGCGCTCAAGGAGGAGCTCGACGAGACCGGGGACATCCACGAGGCCACCTTCGACGCCGTGAAACGGCGGGTCCAGGGCTTCGGGAGCGTCTTCGACCAGGACGCCCGCCCCATCACCGACCAGATTTCACAGCTGGTTCGGGACGGCGGGCTGACCGTGATTCCCACCTACCACATCACGGACTCCCGGACGGCGTCGACGATTGTGCTGGCCGTCTCCAGCCTGCTCATCGACCAGAAGCTCTCGAACGACCCCACCTACGACCGCATCAAGGAGACGCCGCTGGTGCTCGGGATGGACGAGGCCCACAACTTCCTCACCGACGCCGACAGCGTCCAGGGCCGACAGGTCATCGGGAAGTTCACCGAAGCCGCGAAACAGGGCCGCAAGGAGCGACTGGGACTGTATCTCATCACGCAGGACCCACAGGACATCGCCGACCCGGTATTCAAGCAAATCAACACGACGATGGTGCTGAATCTCGGCGACGAGGACGCCATCAAGGCCGTCAACATCCCCACGAACCTCGAATCGAAGGTCCCCTACATGGAGAAGGGCCAGCGCGTGGTCTACTCACCGGACAACTCCGAGCCCGTGGAACTCATCGGGCTCTCGACGTGTGTGACACGGCACGGCAGGGAGTAG
- a CDS encoding TSUP family transporter, translated as MLQALAVGGFGPATLLTVAAVVFLGGLVKGTAGFGYAIVSTAVLATLFSPTVAVVVMILPMLVGNLRLLGELDRAEIPQCVARFWPYVLGAAVGTLAGMAMLGRIPRPVLALGLGLFTLAYVAATQPWVVLPGEAWTRERCFRPGTAAKVGVGLVSGVVFGATNAAVQVVAYLDSLDLDRSTFVGVLAMILVGISLLRLGAAWGLGLFAAGDAAPVTLLALSAVAAVPGLAGVAAGQRLRRRLADGTVTAGALLLLTLIGLKLLADGATGL; from the coding sequence ATGCTCCAGGCACTCGCTGTCGGCGGGTTCGGGCCAGCGACGCTTCTGACCGTCGCGGCCGTCGTCTTCCTGGGCGGTCTGGTGAAGGGGACCGCCGGCTTCGGCTACGCCATCGTCTCTACCGCTGTGCTGGCGACGCTGTTCTCGCCGACCGTCGCCGTCGTCGTGATGATACTCCCGATGCTCGTGGGTAACCTCCGACTGCTCGGCGAACTCGACCGGGCCGAGATTCCCCAGTGTGTCGCTCGGTTCTGGCCCTACGTCCTCGGCGCCGCCGTCGGGACGCTGGCTGGGATGGCCATGCTCGGCCGGATTCCCCGACCGGTGCTGGCGCTCGGACTCGGGCTGTTCACGCTTGCCTACGTCGCCGCCACGCAGCCCTGGGTCGTCCTCCCGGGCGAAGCGTGGACGCGCGAGCGGTGTTTCCGACCCGGCACCGCAGCGAAGGTCGGCGTCGGACTGGTCTCCGGTGTCGTCTTCGGTGCGACGAACGCCGCCGTCCAGGTCGTCGCCTACCTCGACAGCCTCGACCTGGACCGCTCGACGTTCGTCGGGGTCCTGGCCATGATACTCGTCGGTATCTCACTGCTCCGGCTCGGGGCGGCGTGGGGACTGGGGCTGTTCGCCGCCGGCGACGCGGCCCCTGTCACCCTCCTCGCGCTCTCGGCTGTCGCCGCCGTCCCCGGCCTCGCGGGCGTCGCCGCCGGCCAGCGCCTCCGGCGACGGCTGGCAGACGGTACGGTGACCGCGGGTGCGCTCCTTTTGCTCACGCTCATCGGCCTGAAGCTCCTCGCTGACGGCGCGACCGGGCTTTGA
- a CDS encoding universal stress protein codes for MTLLVPFDGSALSEAALERATEFAEFTGEDVLVLTVVPDEPEYALSRNWLDANDPFDPDAIAERLRERVADIAPGADFRYEIPEDVSSMASCTTDVIRTIRTVAHEVGASIVFIGSENAGRVSSPVSSVGAPVSEDPGYDVYITRHA; via the coding sequence ATGACGCTACTCGTCCCGTTCGACGGCTCGGCGCTCTCGGAAGCCGCCCTCGAACGCGCCACGGAGTTCGCGGAGTTTACCGGCGAGGACGTGCTCGTGCTGACGGTCGTGCCCGACGAGCCCGAATACGCCCTCTCTCGGAACTGGCTCGATGCCAACGACCCGTTCGACCCGGACGCTATCGCCGAGCGGCTCCGCGAGCGCGTCGCCGACATCGCTCCCGGGGCCGACTTCCGCTACGAGATTCCGGAGGACGTGAGCTCGATGGCCTCCTGTACGACCGACGTGATTCGGACCATCCGTACGGTTGCCCACGAAGTCGGGGCCTCGATTGTCTTCATCGGTAGCGAGAACGCCGGCCGCGTCTCCTCACCCGTCTCCAGTGTCGGCGCCCCAGTCTCCGAGGACCCGGGATACGACGTTTACATAACTCGGCACGCGTGA
- a CDS encoding DUF7557 family protein, with protein sequence MSRTSIPLDSETKARLDESKRDDETWDEFLLRIVAATGDGMSPGTLSEDEAEDAMDIVREGRDR encoded by the coding sequence ATGAGTCGAACGTCAATTCCCCTCGACTCGGAGACGAAAGCCAGACTTGACGAGTCGAAACGCGACGACGAGACGTGGGACGAGTTCCTGCTCCGGATAGTCGCTGCGACTGGCGATGGGATGTCTCCGGGGACGCTATCTGAAGATGAGGCCGAGGACGCCATGGATATCGTCCGCGAGGGACGCGACCGGTAA
- a CDS encoding KaiC domain-containing protein: MSEGPEDRDDDWFESAFDDEDESDATDATDATDESGDEPDADSDAGSESPFAGDDGGSPFEDDSGSPFDDDGGSPFEDDDASPFEDDGEPDGNDGGSLFGDDFATAFESAGSPGGGGGGSGTEFEDEDFDSDIPRIDIGIEGLDRMIQGGIPRRHLIVSIGSAGTGKTTFGLQFLHHGLENGENCVFITLEQSHDDIMDTADDRDWGFDEYEANDQLAVVDLDPVEMANSLDNIRGELPGLIEDFDADRLVLDSVSLLEMMYDNPAKRRTEVFDFTRSLKAAGVTTMLTSEASEDNPYASRHGIIEYLTDAVFVLQYVRSETRETRLAVEIQKIRNANHSRETKPYEITMDGISVYQQANIF, encoded by the coding sequence ATGAGCGAGGGCCCGGAGGACCGCGACGACGACTGGTTCGAGAGCGCGTTCGACGACGAAGACGAGAGCGACGCGACCGACGCGACCGACGCGACCGACGAGTCCGGCGACGAACCCGACGCCGATAGCGACGCGGGGAGCGAGAGTCCGTTTGCCGGCGACGACGGCGGCAGTCCGTTCGAGGACGATAGCGGTAGTCCATTCGACGACGATGGCGGCAGTCCGTTTGAGGACGATGATGCCAGTCCGTTCGAGGACGACGGCGAACCCGACGGGAACGACGGCGGGAGCCTTTTCGGCGACGACTTCGCGACAGCGTTCGAGTCAGCGGGTTCGCCGGGCGGCGGCGGTGGCGGCTCGGGCACCGAGTTCGAGGACGAGGACTTCGACTCGGATATCCCGCGTATCGATATCGGCATCGAAGGCCTCGACCGGATGATACAGGGCGGGATTCCACGGCGGCACCTGATTGTCAGCATCGGCTCTGCGGGGACCGGCAAGACCACGTTCGGGCTGCAGTTCCTCCATCACGGGCTCGAGAACGGCGAGAACTGCGTGTTCATCACGCTCGAACAGTCCCACGACGACATCATGGACACGGCCGACGACCGCGACTGGGGGTTCGACGAGTACGAGGCCAACGACCAGCTGGCCGTCGTCGACCTCGACCCGGTGGAGATGGCCAACAGCCTCGACAACATCCGCGGCGAACTCCCGGGACTCATCGAGGACTTCGACGCCGACCGGCTCGTGCTGGACTCGGTTTCTCTGCTGGAGATGATGTACGACAACCCCGCCAAGCGCCGCACCGAAGTGTTCGATTTCACGCGGTCGCTGAAGGCCGCCGGGGTGACGACGATGCTGACCTCCGAGGCCAGCGAGGACAACCCCTACGCCTCCCGCCACGGCATCATCGAGTACCTGACCGACGCCGTCTTCGTCCTCCAGTACGTCCGCTCGGAGACCAGAGAGACCCGCCTCGCCGTGGAGATTCAGAAGATACGCAACGCCAACCACTCCCGTGAGACCAAGCCCTACGAGATAACGATGGACGGCATCAGCGTCTACCAGCAGGCCAATATCTTCTGA
- the pan2 gene encoding proteasome-activating nucleotidase Pan2, with amino-acid sequence MSRSPSLPERPRLDLDPEMTPEERLEALRDHFEEIVRVNEQLTDQLDSAQERQADLSEDVDQLERENETLKTSSLYIATAEELTDDGVVVKQHGNNQEVLTEVSPSIRDTLEAGDRVAINDSFSVKQILEAETDSRAQAMQVESSPDVTYEDIGGLEEQLIEVREAVEEPLLNAQQFKDVGIEPPSGVLLHGPPGTGKTMLAKAVANETDATFIKMAGSELVRKFIGEGARLVRDLFELASERQPAIIFIDEIDAIAAKRTESKTSGDAEVQRTMMQLLSEMDGFDDRGEIRIIAATNRFDMLDRAILRPGRFDRLIEVPNPDVEGRERILEIHTEEMNLGADVDLGAFAAETEGLSGAELASLTTEAGMFAIRDDRTTIEQADFYDALEKIDQDEETGSQPVAFA; translated from the coding sequence ATGTCGCGCAGTCCCTCGCTTCCGGAACGACCACGCCTCGACCTCGACCCAGAGATGACGCCGGAAGAGCGTCTCGAGGCGCTCCGGGACCATTTCGAAGAGATAGTCCGTGTCAACGAACAGCTCACCGACCAGCTCGACAGCGCCCAGGAACGCCAGGCCGACCTCTCCGAGGACGTCGACCAGCTCGAACGGGAAAACGAGACACTCAAAACGTCCTCGCTGTACATCGCGACCGCCGAGGAGCTGACCGACGACGGCGTCGTCGTCAAACAGCACGGCAACAACCAGGAGGTCCTGACCGAGGTCTCCCCGTCGATTCGGGACACGCTCGAAGCCGGGGACCGCGTCGCCATCAACGACTCCTTCAGCGTCAAGCAGATTCTGGAAGCCGAGACGGATTCGCGCGCCCAGGCGATGCAGGTCGAGTCCTCGCCCGACGTCACCTACGAGGACATCGGCGGGCTCGAGGAACAGCTAATCGAGGTCCGAGAGGCCGTCGAGGAACCGCTGCTGAACGCCCAGCAGTTCAAAGACGTCGGTATCGAGCCGCCAAGCGGCGTCCTGTTGCACGGTCCGCCCGGCACCGGCAAGACGATGCTCGCGAAAGCCGTCGCCAACGAGACCGACGCTACCTTCATCAAGATGGCCGGCTCGGAGCTCGTCCGGAAGTTCATCGGCGAGGGCGCCCGCCTCGTCCGTGACCTCTTCGAACTCGCCTCCGAGCGCCAGCCCGCCATCATCTTCATCGACGAGATAGACGCCATCGCCGCCAAGCGAACCGAATCGAAGACCTCCGGCGACGCCGAGGTCCAGCGGACGATGATGCAACTACTCAGTGAGATGGACGGCTTCGACGACCGCGGTGAGATTCGCATCATCGCCGCCACCAACCGCTTCGACATGCTCGACCGCGCCATCCTCCGTCCGGGCCGGTTCGACCGCCTCATCGAGGTGCCCAACCCCGATGTCGAGGGGCGCGAGCGCATCCTCGAAATCCACACCGAGGAGATGAATCTGGGCGCCGACGTGGACCTGGGCGCATTCGCCGCCGAGACCGAGGGCCTCTCGGGCGCCGAGCTGGCCTCGCTCACGACGGAGGCCGGGATGTTCGCCATCCGCGACGACCGGACCACCATCGAGCAGGCCGACTTCTACGACGCCCTGGAGAAGATCGACCAGGACGAGGAGACGGGCAGCCAGCCCGTTGCTTTCGCCTAA
- a CDS encoding universal stress protein, whose product MTKRVLVPIDRSEQAEAAAAFAVENFPDATVVLFHVINPAEAGYSAQASVPSFSEEWYEEKQAEASDRFDELAAIAREGGVESVERVVEVGRPTKAIVEYADEHDIDQIVMGSHGRSGMSRILLGSVAEIVVRRATVPVTVVR is encoded by the coding sequence ATGACCAAGCGCGTTCTCGTCCCGATCGACCGCTCCGAACAGGCCGAGGCGGCCGCCGCCTTCGCCGTCGAGAACTTCCCCGACGCCACGGTGGTGCTGTTCCACGTCATCAACCCCGCGGAGGCGGGCTACAGCGCGCAGGCGTCGGTCCCTTCCTTCTCCGAGGAGTGGTACGAGGAGAAACAGGCCGAGGCCAGCGACCGGTTCGACGAACTGGCGGCTATCGCCCGCGAGGGCGGCGTCGAGTCCGTCGAACGGGTCGTGGAAGTCGGCCGGCCGACCAAGGCCATCGTCGAGTACGCCGACGAGCACGACATCGACCAGATTGTGATGGGGAGCCACGGCCGCTCGGGGATGTCCAGAATTCTGCTGGGCAGCGTCGCCGAAATCGTCGTCCGCCGAGCGACGGTGCCGGTGACCGTCGTGCGGTAA
- a CDS encoding PIN domain-containing protein, whose amino-acid sequence MFLDTSGIIAYQRGDERAVEYLERGRPWYTSTICAFEYINGRLGTGETDVLAVRQEIADVQTLDLNEPIAVEAARLQDALLEKGNRLATTDMLIAATARSTGDELVVADSDFQTELLQDVMDVTNLRK is encoded by the coding sequence ATGTTTCTCGACACCTCTGGCATCATCGCCTACCAGCGAGGCGACGAGCGGGCCGTAGAGTACCTCGAAAGGGGGCGTCCGTGGTACACCTCGACTATCTGTGCCTTCGAGTATATCAACGGACGGCTCGGGACCGGTGAGACCGACGTACTCGCCGTTCGTCAGGAGATAGCGGACGTGCAGACGCTCGATTTGAACGAACCTATCGCCGTTGAGGCGGCACGGCTGCAAGACGCGTTGCTGGAGAAGGGTAACCGACTGGCGACGACGGATATGCTGATTGCCGCAACTGCGCGGTCGACAGGCGACGAGCTCGTCGTCGCGGACAGCGACTTTCAGACCGAGCTGCTTCAGGACGTGATGGATGTGACGAACCTTCGAAAATAG
- a CDS encoding MBL fold metallo-hydrolase: protein MQVTYLESAAVLIETEDTSVLCDPWLVDGAYYGSWAHYPEPDFQPEDFNDVDYIYVSHVHPDHFHPDSLARMDDDIPVLIHDYRWDYLRDAVEELGFEAVELPHAERYDLGSDTHIQILAADGCDPELCGNFFGCSWYDKEADQDGSTQVDSMAVIADSEETVVNTNDCPYPIAESSCKKIKSEYGDIDLLAHQYSAAQFYPQAVTNYTHEEKIEERDRVIQEKHDLALNFIDLFEPTYYLPFAGEYVLAGDLAELNEYTANPPRIEAKAFFEEHTGPEHECVFLNTGEHIDTATGERSAPFEPIDQEAKQEYIETELAPREFDYEHDPMPSLQEFRAYVPLAYENMEGKRANIGFESDTTVLIPLVADACLELSMDGSGFSYTRDLDTDDYDDGWVKMDIDPRLLMRLFEGPHRAYWADAKIGSHIGISKEPDIYERGLYNALGEFHADGADVQATASHARAGSD from the coding sequence ATGCAAGTCACATACCTCGAATCGGCGGCGGTGCTGATCGAGACCGAAGACACGTCGGTCCTCTGTGACCCGTGGCTCGTCGACGGCGCGTACTACGGCTCCTGGGCCCACTACCCCGAACCCGATTTCCAGCCGGAGGATTTCAACGACGTGGACTACATCTACGTCTCCCACGTCCACCCGGACCACTTCCACCCGGACAGTCTGGCACGCATGGACGACGACATCCCCGTCCTCATCCACGACTACCGCTGGGACTACCTCAGAGACGCCGTCGAGGAGCTGGGCTTCGAGGCCGTCGAGCTGCCCCACGCCGAACGATACGACCTCGGCAGCGACACCCACATCCAGATTCTCGCCGCCGACGGCTGTGACCCAGAGCTCTGTGGCAACTTCTTTGGCTGCTCGTGGTACGACAAAGAGGCCGACCAGGACGGCTCGACGCAGGTCGACTCGATGGCCGTCATCGCCGACAGCGAGGAGACGGTGGTCAACACGAACGACTGCCCCTACCCCATCGCCGAGTCCAGTTGCAAGAAAATCAAGTCTGAGTACGGCGACATCGACCTGCTCGCCCACCAGTACAGCGCCGCGCAGTTCTACCCACAGGCGGTCACCAACTACACTCACGAGGAGAAAATCGAGGAGCGCGACCGCGTCATCCAGGAGAAACACGACCTCGCCCTGAACTTCATCGACCTGTTCGAACCGACGTACTACCTCCCCTTCGCCGGCGAGTACGTCCTGGCCGGCGACCTCGCCGAGCTCAACGAGTACACCGCCAACCCGCCCCGCATCGAGGCCAAGGCGTTCTTCGAGGAACACACCGGGCCGGAACACGAGTGTGTCTTCCTGAACACCGGCGAGCACATCGACACCGCGACCGGCGAGCGCTCGGCCCCCTTCGAACCAATCGACCAGGAAGCCAAACAGGAGTACATCGAAACCGAACTCGCTCCCCGCGAGTTCGACTACGAACACGACCCGATGCCGAGCCTGCAGGAGTTCCGTGCGTACGTCCCGCTGGCCTACGAGAACATGGAGGGCAAGCGGGCCAACATCGGCTTCGAGAGCGACACCACTGTCCTGATTCCGCTCGTCGCCGACGCCTGTCTGGAACTGTCGATGGACGGGTCGGGCTTTTCCTACACCCGTGACCTCGACACGGACGACTACGACGACGGCTGGGTGAAGATGGATATCGACCCCCGCCTGTTGATGCGCCTGTTCGAGGGCCCCCATCGGGCCTACTGGGCCGACGCCAAAATCGGCTCCCACATCGGCATCAGCAAGGAACCCGACATCTACGAACGGGGCCTCTACAACGCGCTGGGCGAGTTCCACGCCGACGGCGCCGACGTGCAAGCGACCGCGAGTCACGCTCGGGCCGGGTCGGACTGA